A window of the Emys orbicularis isolate rEmyOrb1 chromosome 1, rEmyOrb1.hap1, whole genome shotgun sequence genome harbors these coding sequences:
- the LOC135893669 gene encoding F-box only protein 36-like yields the protein MTSLLQDKLYEIHSQAPSPSKDFHHFTITKTEVIWRSWRISLRPNQEKIFPKEVRKPHSDFLLDEQLHKQVQNIFGNKMLEYTLNLCQGCYDFLTRMPDNLIMHILSFLNSDDIRQLSKTCKKFQQLCSSEELWERIRLLEDKHTHDLKIMRFPVYKKLTYVNQKPSHQTQMQRRQTTFF from the exons ATGACCTCCCTCCTGCAAGATAAACTTTATGAGATCCATAGTCAGGCTCCTTCTCCCAGCAAAGACTTCCATCACTTTACCATCACCAAAACAGAG GTGATCTGGAGGTCATGGAGGATTTCCTTGCGGCCTAATCAAGAAAAGATTTTCCCAAAGGAAGTGAGGAAACCCCACAGTGATTTTTTGCTGGATGAACAGTTACACA AGCAAGTGCAGAATATCTTTGGTAACAAGATGCTGGAATACACGCTGAATTTGTGTCAGGGATGTTATGATTTCCTAACTCGAATGCCTGATAACCTGATTATGCACATCCTGTCATTTCTTAACTCAGATGACATCAGACAGCTGTCAAAAACTTGCAAGAAGTTTCAGCAG ttaTGTAGCAGTGAAGAACTTTGGGAAAGAATTAGATTGCTAGAAGATAAACACACTCATGATCTGAAGATTATGAGGTTCCCAGTTTACAAGAAGCTAACATACGTCAATCAAAAGCCCAGTCATCAGACGCAGATGCAGAGAAGACAGACCACATTCTTTTAA